Proteins encoded within one genomic window of Ammospiza caudacuta isolate bAmmCau1 chromosome 35, bAmmCau1.pri, whole genome shotgun sequence:
- the EXOC3L2 gene encoding exocyst complex component 3-like protein 2: protein MPLLRRPPEEPPALGGADRDPFSAEPEGRRRRRATLGGLDAGVARRAPEEAGGGKRGSLLRLALGTWAQRGTEKGSPVEGAAGDGAEGAAGERRESGGGERHGGGERESDREPLSVLEILELIQRRHLVAADAQIIALEAECSLSPSRPPSPRPLPSPSPPSSSSPPPSPVPAGGRRARDVALLYRALLSQLWAVVAESVASPPPALAPLRAVVAVLEQEEAADARCPPGARPGRPRALRRRWHEAVARAAGERLARVAPAGGLGARLAALAARVVGDLGVVRGRVAPEYPPEWGATGVYARGYHGALGQQVTALAQRPLDVGEMYLLLDWLSNAYPREVLGHPEVGALLRAQELGPLLPPETQRDLERSCIAAVKAKVEVAVAQELQLSEDRWPEDVTSRDMEDGLATRVTGLLRAHVDRAPQVTPEFGREMAHSLLGVLVAFLHSFQRKVERFLDAPGDAPPPDATPGRAIALANCCPPFRAFAERLAQFGHAESEEPRRQAHAALDRVTRACGHLLTRRLFEELKPHFGKLMKRKWLTSSDAFDAIVMLVTGFAQTLRPLHPEPHQVLVSELHRRVLIEYVRPLLQGRLVCASAKARARVAARLGDEARQLRELFTRLDSASPWLDSVVPRLRELLVLEDTAALQMEVGALARDFPDVRRRHVAALLDARGLRAQGPRREILGVLQDLGGGSEPEPGPAPPRCRAFFAELAAPRPVRCLPFQLRLPRLPRRSPARPPP from the exons ATGCCGCTGCTGCGGAGACCCCCGGAGGAGCCCCCCGCGCTCGGGGGCGCGGACCGGGACCCGTTCTCGGCGGAGCCCGAGggtcgccgccgccgccgcgccacCCTGGGcgggctg GACGCGGGGGTGGCACGGAGAGCCCCGGAGGAGGCGGGGGGCGGCAAGCGGGGGTCGCTGCTGAGGCTGGCCCTGGGCACGTGGGCACAGCGGGGCACCGAGAAGGGGTCGCCGGTGGAGGGAGCGGCGGGGGACGGCGCCGAGGGAGCGGCGGGAGAGCGGCGGGAGAGCGGCGGCGGAGAGCGGCAcggcggcggggagcgggagAGCGACCGGGAGCCGCTGTCCG TGCTGGAGATCCTGGAGCTCATCCAGCGCCGGCACCTGGTGGCCGCGGACGCTCAGATCATCGCGCTGGAGGCCGAGTGCTCGCTGTCCCCATCGCGCCCTCCCTCCCCGCGTCCCCTCCCGTCCCCGTCCCcgccatcctcctcctcccctccgcCGTCCCCGGTGCCCGCCGGCGGCCGCCGCGCCCGCGACGTGGCCCTGCTGTACCGGGCGCTGCTGTCGCAGCTCTGGGCCGTGGTGGCCGAGTCGGTGGCGTCGCCGCCGCCCGCGCTGGCCCCGCTGCGCGCCGTGGTGgccgtgctggagcaggaggaggcggCGGACGCTCGGTGCCCGCCGGGGGCGCgcccggggcggccgcgggcgcTGCGGCGGCGCTGGCACGAAGCGGTGGCCCGGGCGGCCGGGGAGCGGCTGGCGCGGGTGGCGCCGGCGGGCGGGCTCGGGGCCAGGCTGGCGGCGCTGGCCGCGAGGGTCGTGGGAGACCTGGGGGTCGTGAGGGGCCGCGTGGCCCCCGAGTACCCGCCCGAGTGGGGCGCCACGGGGGTCTACGCCCGCGGGTACCACGGCGCGCTGGGGCAGCAGGTGACGGCGCTGGCGCAGAGGCCGCTGGACGTGGGGGAGATGTACCTGCTGCTGGACTGGCTCAGCAACGCCTACCCCAG ggaggttttggggcaCCCCGAGGTGGGGGCGCTGCTGCGGGCGCAGGAATTGGGGCCGCTCCTGCCCCCCGAGACCCAGCGGGACCTGGAGAGATCCTGCATTGCCGCGGTGAAg GCCAAGGTGGAGGTGGCCGTGgcgcaggagctgcagctcagcgaGGACAGGTGGCCCGAGGATGTCACCAGCCGGGACATGGAGGATGGGCTGGCCACGCGTGTCACCGGG ctgctgcgGGCGCACGTGGACCGAGCCCCCCAGGTGACCCCCGAGTTCGGCCGGGAGATGGCGCACAGCctgctgggagtgctggtggCCTTCCTGCACAg CTTCCAGCGCAAGGTCGAGCGGTTCCTGGACGCGCCCGGTGACGCGCCACCGCCCGACGCCACGCCCGGCCGCGCCATCGCCCTGGCCAACTGCTGCCCGCCGTTCAG GGCGTTCGCGGAGCGGCTGGCGCAGTTCGGGCACGCCGAGAGCGAGGAGCCGCGGCGGCAGGCGCACGCGGCGCTGGACAGGGTGACCCGGGCGTGCGGCCACCTCCTGACGCGGCGGCTCTTCGAGGAGCTCAAG CCGCACTTCGGGAAGCTGATGAAGCGCAAGTGGCTGACGAGCTCGGACGCCTTCGACGCCATCGTGATGCTCGTGACCGGCTTCGCGCAGACCCTGCGGCCGCTGCACCCCGAGCCACACCAG GTGCTGGTCAGCGAGCTGCACCGCCGGGTTCTCATCGAGTACGTGCGGCCGCTGCTGCAGGGGCGCCTGGTGTGCGCCTCGGCCAAGGCGCGCGCCCGCGTGGCCGCTCGGCTCGGGGACGAGGCCCGGCAGCTCCGCGAGCTCTTCACGCGCCTG gACTCGGCGTCGCCCTGGCTGGACTCGGTGGTGCCGCGGCTgcgggagctgctggtgctggaggacaCGGCCGCGCTGCAGATGGAGGTCGGGGCCCTGGCCAGGGACTTCCCCGACGTCCG GCGCAGACACGTGGCCGCTCTGCTGGACGCGCGGGGCCTGCGGGCTCAGGGGCCCCGCCGGGAGAtcctgggggtgctgcaggaCCTGGGGGGGGGCTCGGAACCGGaaccgggcccggccccgccccggtgccGCGCGTTCTTCGCCGAGCTGGCGGCGCCGCGCCCGGTGCGCTGCCTCCCGTTCCAGCTGCGGCTGCCGCGGCTCCCGCGCCGCAGCCCCGCCAGGCCCCCGCCGTGA